In the genome of Triticum urartu cultivar G1812 chromosome 5, Tu2.1, whole genome shotgun sequence, one region contains:
- the LOC125507863 gene encoding uncharacterized protein LOC125507863 produces MTMGASSSNRIHIDWVQMFSPASPGRDDDVCFDSPPSAAGKGRAKGNASARSSPGEGFVSPPPAPAKGKGRRDAEAEGEFSGRSDDGLRRDIADLSGEELRLQITCVRSTHPAFGGLIEQEKREGRKRLLRLLEEEARRRGMGTNSAKDGGASYRDPRSDAYLLDVDDSEAERAHRYHLKLSPIRSTKKNYGGLGVVARRSLKQPGRMRPIPEDKMYSSKTSPSTLSGHKQRVRAVDPKEHDREKRRQIQSNFFSNPANRWNVQHGDSSVSYSRKVNDVVLVDDEDAQSDEPVDCRVPEEWNYSKIYYPSRDDPEAVELTSSDIKCLDPGVYLSSPVINYYIQYIKRDKFQREAARNNFHMFNTYFYSKLQEALFGKGEFVKLRRWWKGVNIFQRGYIILPIHGTAHWSLVIICIPAKESNSGPIVLHLDSLGMHPTDDIYRTVRRFLEEEWKHLRKNPPSDISISDTIWEDLPRNIHKENVEVPGQNNAYDCGIFMLYYIQRFIIEAPENFTRDRLVMFSRSWFRSEEASNLRNKIRKLLLKEFESARVDDVMSEAATADGSDDDCFMKEGESEAPTADGSHEDCVMMEGESEAVIPEAATADGSDDVKTGAATSDGSDEILWKGKSEAVASRDSDLMVVGGGDTFEGTPWSTRKSDGRNRVCVLSEEATLPGSAVKDDEYTMKSDPDSSESEEVVEFLPSDNDNDNDNEEVMHRGTRPDLFYCDDSCDSEAEEVTGAWKRRSRTMKRPDRAGDVQIIEDRKPRARLELCRMT; encoded by the exons ATGACGATGGGGGCGTCGTCGTCGAATAGGATCCATATCGACTGGGTACAGATGTTCAGCCCCGCCTCCCCCGGCCGCGACGATGACGTCTGCTTCGACTCCCCTCCCTCGGCGGCCGGGAAGGGGAGGGCCAAGGGGAATGCGTCCGCCCGTTCCTCCCCCGGCGAGGGATTCgtctcccctcccccggcgccggccaaggggaaggggaggagggaTGCGGAGGCGGAGGGGGAGTTCTCGGGGAGATCGGATGACGGGCTGCGGCGGGACATCGCGGATTTGTCGGGCGAGGAGCTGCGGCTTCAGATCACGTGCGTCCGCAGCACGCACCCCGCGTTCGGAGGCCTAATCGAGCAGGAGAAGAGGGAAGGCCGCAAACGCCTCCTCCGGCTGCTCGAGGAGGAGGCGCGGCGCCGGGGGATGGGTACGAACAGCGCCAAG GATGGCGGTGCTTCCTACCGGGATCCTCGTTCTGATGCTTACTTACTTG ATGTCGATGATTCGGAGGCGGAGCGTGCTCACAGATACCATCTGAAGTTATCTCCCATCCGCTCGACAAAGAAAAACTACGGAGGG CTAGGTGTGGTTGCACGGAGAAGTTTGAAGCAACCTGGACGAATGAGACCTATACCAGAGGATAAGATGTACTCAAGCAAAACATctccatctactttatctgggCATAAACAGAGAGTCCGTGCCGTTGATCCAAAGGAACATGATAGAGAAAAGCGTCGGCAGATTCAAAGCAACTTTTTCAGCAATCCTGCAAATAG GTGGAATGTACAGCATGGAGATTCATCTGTTTCATATTCTCGAAAG GTTAATGATGTGGTTCTCGTGGATGACGAAGATGCGCAATCTGATGAACCAGTAGACTGTCGGGTGCCAGAGGAATG GAACTACTCAAAAATTTACTATCCATCAAG AGATGATCCAGAAGCTGTAGAGCTCACCAGTTCGGATATCAAATGCCTTGATCCTGGAGTATATTTGTCGTCCCCTGTAATAAACTACTACATTCA ATACATCAAAAGAGACAAATTTCAACGTGAAGCTGCCAGAAACAATTTCCACATGTTTAACACATATTTTTACAGCAAGCTTCAAGAAGCATTATTTGGGAAG GGCGAGTTCGTGAAGTTGAGAAGATGGTGGAAAGGTGTCAATATATTTCAGAGAGGATACATTATACTGCCAATCCATGGAAC GGCACACTGGAGCCTGGTGATTATCTGcattcctgcaaaagagagtaATTCAGGACCAATCGTACTTCATCTGGACTCCTTAGGGATGCATCCTACTGATGACATTTATCGTACAGTTAGGAG ATTCCTTGAAGAGGAATGGAAGCATTTAAGGAAGAACCCTCCTTCTGACATTTCTATTTCAGACACAATATGGGAGGATCTTCCAAGGAATATACACAAGGAAAATGTTGAG GTTCCAGGGCAGAACAACGCATATGATTGTGGCATCTTCATGCTTTACTATATTCAACggtttataattgaagcaccagaAAATTTCACAAGAGATAGACTTGTCATG TTTAGTCGCAGTTGGTTTAGATCTGAAGAGGCTTCTAATTTAAGAAACAAGATAAGGAAACTACTGCTGAAAGAGTTTGAAAGTGCGAGGGTTGATGATGTTATGTCTGAGGCAGCTACAGCTGATGGCTCTGATGATGACTGTTTCATGAAGGAAGGAGAATCAGAGGCACCTACAGCTGATGGCTCTCATGAAGACTGTGTGATGATGGAGGGAGAATCAGAGGCGGTTATACCTGAGGCAGCTACAGCTGATGGCTCTGATGATGTTAAGACAGGGGCAGCAACATCTGATGGCTCTGATGAAATCTTATGGAAAGGAAAATCAGAAGCAGTTGCATCTCGTGACAGTGATTTAATGGTGGTAGGAGGTGGAGACACATTTGAGGGAACACCTTGGAGCACCCGCAAAAGTGATGGAAGGAACAGAGTATGTGTTCTTTCTGAAGAGGCTACATTGCCTGGTAGCGCGGTGAAGGACGATGAATATACCATGAAATCAGATCCTGACAGCTCAGAAAGTGaagaagttgttgagttcttacCTTCTGACAATGACAATGACAATGACAATGAAGAGGTCATGCATAGAGGAACACGGCCGGATTTATTTTATTGTGATGACAGCTGTGACAGTGAAGCAGAAGAGGTCACAGGTGCTTGGAAGCGAAGATCAAGAACAATGAAGAGGCCAGACAGAGCCGGTGATGTGCAGATCATAGAAGATAGAAAGCCAAGAGCTAGATTGGAACTCTGCCGCATGACGTGA